The sequence below is a genomic window from Enterocloster clostridioformis.
TCTCGTCCTCGTCCATGAGGTAGCCATACACCGGCTTGCTGGTAACGGGCTTGCCGCTCATGCCTTTTGCTCTTTTAACTGCCTTGATTTTCTTGCTCGTATCTCTCACCAGCCATTCGTTGAACAGATTTCGCAGAGGGGTAAAATCATTGTCCATGCCGCCGTTTGCGCTGTCCACATTGTCGTTGACAGCGATAAAACGCACGCCCTTTTGAGGGAACAGCATTTCCGTGTAAAACCCTACCTGCAAGTAGTTTCGCCCTAACCGGCTCATGTCCTTGACAATGACCGTACCAACTTTCCCGGCTTCAATGTCCGCAAGCATGGCTTGAAATCCGGGCCGCTGGAAGTTCGCGCCGGAATAACCGTCGTCGGTGTACCAGCGCAGATTGGTAAAGCCGTTCTGTTTTGCGTAGGTTTCGAGTATCCTTTTTTGGTTCGATATGGAATTACTCTCGCCTTGCAGCTCGTCCTCATGGGACAATCTCGGATAAAGGGCGGTAATGAGGTTTTGGGTGGCTTGTCTTAACATAAAATCCTCCGTTTCCGACAGCCAGCCCCACTATTCCGTGGTTTCATTGTACCACGGAACAGCGGGGGCTGTACAGCGGCAAAAGCGTTAAATTTGCTTCTTTACAGTCGGTCAAATTGCCGGTTTTTGCGTAGCAGCGGCTTCCGCTTCCAGTACCCGCGCCATTTTGTCGGCGGCGGTGGTCGTGGTATCTTTCTTGAAATAGCCGGACACGACAAGGACGGAATTGCCCATGCGGATTTCCGTCACGCAGTCGGGGCGGCGGGCGGTGCGGGTGTCGTGCTGCTTGTTATCTGCCATAGGCAATACTCCTTTCAGTCGGTAATCAGTTTCTTCATGCTCTCCATTTTCCGCTTGGCGGTTTCCTGCCGGAAGTTGTCGCCGGTAAAGCGTACCGGGACGCACATGGAAAGCAGCCGGTCATAAATCCGGGAATGGGCGGTGTCCTCCGGGTTTCGCAGGTCGTCCAGCGTGAGGTTGGTCGTGACGATCAGCGGCTTGCCGCTGCGGTAACGGCTGTCAATCACATTGAAAACCTGTTCCAGCCCGTAGTCGGTGCCGCGTTCCATGCCAAAGTCGTCAAGGATCAGCAGCGGATAGCGGCAAAGGCGGGAAATGTACTCGTTGCGCCCCTCAAAGCTGGCGGCAAGGTCATTGAGGATCAGGGCAAAGTTCGTCATGTGGACGGGGATTTCTTTCTCCATGAGGGCGTTTGCGATACAGCCCGCAAGGTAGCTTTTCCCGGTTCCTACGCCGCCCCAGAACAGGCAGCCGATATTGTCTGTCCGCATATCCTCCCAATGCTCCACATACCGGCGGGCAAGCCCGGCCTGCGGGTTCCTGCCGTTGTCATTCTCGAAAGTCCAGTCCCGCATGGCGGGGTCGGTAAAGCCCCGGCGTTTCAGTTCTTCCACGGTGTCAAGGTGCCTGCGCCGCTTTTCGGCGGCTTCCCGTTCCTCGCGGGCGGTTTTCTGGCAGTCGCACTCTGCCGGGTGGCGGTCGCGCCCGAAGATAGCGGCCTTATCCGGCGCAAAATAGGCTTCTTTCGGCTTGCGGCACTTGCCGCAGTACAGCAAACCGTCCTCGCCGGTGTAGTCCTCCGGCTCCGGGGTGGTGGCCGTCATATTCTCCAAAACAGCGTTGATTTCGTTCTTCATAAACTCTCGCCCTCCTTGCATGAGTAGTCTGGTATGCCCTTTTTCGGGGCTTTCTTAGTTGCGTCCTCCTGCGCCCATTTGTAGATGGTGGCGGCATGGCTCTTGTATCGCTTGCCGCTGGACGCGATATGGCAGGATAGCCGGTCAATGTAATAGTCCCATTTGCCGGGCAGGTCTGCTTTCAGCCCGTCCAGTTCCGATTGCGAAAGAAAAACATTTTCATACCGGCCATAGGCGGCGCGGGCGGGTTGTCCCGTATCTAACTCTCGCTCTCTCTCTTTTTCTATCTCTTTCTCTATCTCTATCTCTGGCGGACAAATGTCCGCTTGATATGGTGGACATTTGTCCGCCCCGGCCTTTGGCAAGGCTTTCTGCTCCTGCAAAGCCAGCCTTGCCCGCCGTTTTCGCTCCCCCTCGGTAGAGGATTGGCCGATCAGTAGTTCAATGTTGCTCATATACAGTGCGCCGTTCTGTAACGGCTCCACAAGCCCCAGCTTCATAAAAATCTGCAAGGCCCGTTCTACGGTGCCGACTTGCTGACGGGTAATGGTGGCAATCATCTGCGCGGTGTAGGGGATATTTTCATCAAGCTGCAACTTCCCGCCGTTTTTCAGCGATTTCAGGTACAGTTTCAAGAGGATGTTGGAATAGAGGATACCGTCCTGCATACTTTCCAGCAGCACAATGGCGTCCTCGTCAAAGTAATTCTCTTTCAGCTTGAGGTAGTAGTATTTTCGGTTGTCTGACATGGTTCCTCCTTTGGGTGGATTTGGGGTGTTTGTACGCATTTAGAACGCCGTTTCCGGGGGAAAAGGATAAATGTATCGCGTACCCTTTGACACCCACGAAAAAAGCCTTGATTTATGCGGGTTTGAAAGGCTCTAAAGCGTGACATCTCTGCCTTTGTTTCCGCTTTCTCTCGGCGGCGCGGATTTTCTTCATGCGCCCGGCGCAGTCGGGGCAGTATTTCCCCCGGTTGGATTTGGGGACAAAGGCCGCTCCGCAGACGGCACACCGTTTCCGGCTCCCCCGGTATAAGAGGGCTGCGGACAGCTCCCCGTCAAGGGGCAGGACAGCCACACGGAACCAGCGGCACATGAGGGAAAGGGAAATGCTCTGGACGCACACGCAAGGCTCCCCGTCGTCTAACAGCAGGCAGTTCCCCTCGTCGTAGTTACAGCACTCATGTACCAGCCGCCGCGCCCGCCGGTGCTGGCGGTAGTCCATGCGGGGCAGGTTATCGCTCATGGCTCTGCTCCTTTCTGCGGTGCGGCTCGTCCCGGCGCAAAATCTGGTTGATATTCCGCTTGACGGTCTGCAACTCCTTGAACCGCTGCTTCTGTTCGTGATAGGTGTTATACAGGCCGTCTTTCTCGGAGATAAGCTGCTCGATCTCGGCCTGCAACGCTTTCCGGGCGGGCAGCTTGGTAATGCCATGCGCCTTGAAATACCGGGCGGCTGCGTCGGCTATGATAAAATCGCTCTCATGGGCCTGCCGGTATGCGGCGCGGGCTTTCTCGGATTTCTGCGCTTTCAACCCGTCGCGGGCGGGCTTGGTCTGGGCGTAGGCCAACACCTGCCGCTGCAACTCCTTTTTCCCTTGCAGCTTGGTTTCCAGTGCTTTCAGTTCGCCGCTGGTCTGGCGCATTTCCGCATAGGCGGTATCAACGGCGGCTTCTAACTGCTCCGGGGAAGTAAAGCCGTACTGCTGGTAGACGGACAGCGTTTTGGCGGCCTGCTTCAGATTGTGTATCTTCGCCCAGCGTTCATAGCCCCGGCCTTTGCCCTCGGCCATTTTCTGCTCAATGTCCACAAGCCGCTGCACTCCGTCCTGTTTGGGGGCGGTTTGAGGGGCTTTTGCGGGCTGTATGCCGCGTTTCTCCTGCCAGGGGTATTCAGGTATGGCTGCGGCCTTTTCTATGGCTCTGGCGGCATTCTGCTCCAAAACGGCAAGGACGGCGGTGCGGTCAAAATCGTCGCCCAGCTTCCGGGCGGTGATGGGCTTTGTCCTGTCCGGCGTGAGATAGGACAGCCGCCCCCGGCTCTCCTTGACGGTCACACCCTCCCGCAGCAGCAGAGAGGAAAACTCGTCAAAGCTGGCGGCGGTGGCAAGGGCTTTCCGTATGGTCTGCCGCAGCTTTTCCTTGTTCGTTTCAAACTTGGTCTGCCGGGGCGTGATACCATCGGCAATCATGGGGGCGTTCTGCTTGTCCAGCGCGGCTTGTCCCTTTTTCTGCGCCCAATACTCCCGGTCGGTGATGCGGTTCTTGCTGCCGTTCAAGAGGTCGATTTGGTAAAGCCCCTCCCGGTGGCACATCTCCATGACTTCGGATTTGAA
It includes:
- a CDS encoding transposon-encoded TnpW family protein, which produces MADNKQHDTRTARRPDCVTEIRMGNSVLVVSGYFKKDTTTTAADKMARVLEAEAAATQKPAI
- a CDS encoding ATP-binding protein produces the protein MKNEINAVLENMTATTPEPEDYTGEDGLLYCGKCRKPKEAYFAPDKAAIFGRDRHPAECDCQKTAREEREAAEKRRRHLDTVEELKRRGFTDPAMRDWTFENDNGRNPQAGLARRYVEHWEDMRTDNIGCLFWGGVGTGKSYLAGCIANALMEKEIPVHMTNFALILNDLAASFEGRNEYISRLCRYPLLILDDFGMERGTDYGLEQVFNVIDSRYRSGKPLIVTTNLTLDDLRNPEDTAHSRIYDRLLSMCVPVRFTGDNFRQETAKRKMESMKKLITD
- a CDS encoding phage replisome organizer N-terminal domain-containing protein — encoded protein: MSDNRKYYYLKLKENYFDEDAIVLLESMQDGILYSNILLKLYLKSLKNGGKLQLDENIPYTAQMIATITRQQVGTVERALQIFMKLGLVEPLQNGALYMSNIELLIGQSSTEGERKRRARLALQEQKALPKAGADKCPPYQADICPPEIEIEKEIEKERERELDTGQPARAAYGRYENVFLSQSELDGLKADLPGKWDYYIDRLSCHIASSGKRYKSHAATIYKWAQEDATKKAPKKGIPDYSCKEGESL
- a CDS encoding cysteine-rich VLP domain-containing protein; translated protein: MSDNLPRMDYRQHRRARRLVHECCNYDEGNCLLLDDGEPCVCVQSISLSLMCRWFRVAVLPLDGELSAALLYRGSRKRCAVCGAAFVPKSNRGKYCPDCAGRMKKIRAAERKRKQRQRCHALEPFKPA
- a CDS encoding relaxase/mobilization nuclease domain-containing protein — encoded protein: MATLKHINSKNADYGAAEQYLLFEHDEFTMKPVLDETGRLIPREDYRLSTLNCGGEDFAVACMRANLRYEKNQRREDVKSHHYIISFDPRDGPDNGLTVDRAQALGEQFCKEHFPGHQALVCTHPDGHNHSGNIHVHIVINSLRIEEVPFLPYMDRPADTKAGCKHRCTDAALRYFKSEVMEMCHREGLYQIDLLNGSKNRITDREYWAQKKGQAALDKQNAPMIADGITPRQTKFETNKEKLRQTIRKALATAASFDEFSSLLLREGVTVKESRGRLSYLTPDRTKPITARKLGDDFDRTAVLAVLEQNAARAIEKAAAIPEYPWQEKRGIQPAKAPQTAPKQDGVQRLVDIEQKMAEGKGRGYERWAKIHNLKQAAKTLSVYQQYGFTSPEQLEAAVDTAYAEMRQTSGELKALETKLQGKKELQRQVLAYAQTKPARDGLKAQKSEKARAAYRQAHESDFIIADAAARYFKAHGITKLPARKALQAEIEQLISEKDGLYNTYHEQKQRFKELQTVKRNINQILRRDEPHRRKEQSHER